A DNA window from Solanum lycopersicum chromosome 3, SLM_r2.1 contains the following coding sequences:
- the LOC101261005 gene encoding uncharacterized protein: MSLGVAEEESGKEIQLPADVDWQMLDKSKFFFLGAALFSGVSAVLYPVVVLKTRQQVAQAHLSCFRTALSVVRLEGIRGLYRGFGTSLMGTIPARALYMTALEVTKSSVGTATVRLGIPEPTATALASAAAGLSAAVAAQLVWTPVDVVSQRLMVQRVCAAPASCKYLNGIDAFRRILKTDGPKGLYRGFGFSILTYAPSNALWWTSYTITQRLVWSGYGCYFSKNGDDRIEDNIKSTLKPDSKTVMMVQGVSAAMAGGVSALITTPLDTIKTRLQVLDGDENGRRGPTVAQTVRNLVKEGGWMACYRGLGPRWASMSMSATTMITTYEFLKRLSTKNQENWA, translated from the coding sequence ATGAGTTTAGGTGTAGCGGAGGAGGAATCGGGTAAGGAAATCCAGTTGCCGGCGGATGTAGACTGGCAAATGCTGGACAAATCTAAGTTTTTCTTCCTCGGCGCCGCCTTATTTTCAGGTGTTTCAGCTGTGCTTTATCCTGTTGTGGTGTTGAAGACTCGACAACAGGTAGCCCAAGCTCATCTTTCCTGTTTTAGAACTGCCTTATCCGTTGTTAGGCTTGAAGGAATTCGTGGATTGTATCGGGGGTTTGGGACTTCGTTGATGGGTACAATTCCTGCTAGGGCACTTTATATGACTGCTCTTGAGGTTACCAAGAGTAGTGTTGGTACGGCCACGGTTAGGCTCGGCATTCCTGAGCCAACTGCGACTGCGTTAGCCAGTGCTGCTGCTGGATTGAGCGCAGCTGTGGCCGCACAATTGGTTTGGACTCCGGTGGATGTGGTCAGCCAGCGGCTCATGGTGCAGCGTGTTTGTGCTGCACCAGCATCCTGTAAATATCTCAATGGGATTGATGCTTTTCGACGAATCCTCAAGACAGATGGACCTAAGGGACTCTACAGAGGTTTTGGGTTTTCAATTTTGACATATGCCCCATCCAATGCACTGTGGTGGACATCCTACACCATCACTCAGCGGCTTGTCTGGAGTGGGTATGGATGTTACTTCAGCAAGAATGGTGATGACAGAATTGAGGATAACATCAAAAGTACTCTGAAGCCTGATTCGAAGACTGTTATGATGGTTCAGGGAGTGAGTGCAGCCATGGCCGGAGGTGTTTCAGCGCTGATTACAACACCATTAGACACAATCAAGACAAGATTGCAGGTCCTGGATGGCGATGAGAATGGACGGAGAGGGCCAACAGTAGCTCAGACGGTAAGAAATTTAGTAAAGGAAGGTGGGTGGATGGCTTGTTACAGAGGATTAGGCCCTCGATGGGCTTCAATGTCCATGTCTGCAACCACAATGATCACTACTTATGAATTCCTCAAACGCCTCTCCACAAAGAATCAAGAAAATTGGGCATAG